In Chrysemys picta bellii isolate R12L10 chromosome 4, ASM1138683v2, whole genome shotgun sequence, the sequence CCACGACCACCTAAAATAGCAACAACATTTCTTGCTCACATAAATCTTTGGTGCTTTGTAGGTGACGTGACTAAGTGAGAAGTTAAGATTTCAGTTGTCTGATGAGTGGGTTTGTTAAACTTCTCAAATAAAAGCTATTGCTAAAATAAAAGCCAGATTCTTTTAGTTATTAATCTTTATACTGTTGTTTATTAGAATCATAATAAATTGGTGTTTATTATAGAATGTATACATAATAACAAGCTTTCAAGGTTTGATGAATGCAAAGGATAACTGGGTCTGCAGCAATTTAATTAGGTTTTCTGGTGTATTATATATTTAATTCACACATATAACTACACAAACATAAACACACATATTTATAACATCAGTCTATTGCAAACTAGGTTCCAATAAGGCCCTCTATACTCTGTGGCAAGCCTGAACAAAGACCCCCTGGATTCTGCAGCAGATTGGCAATCCTGCAGCATCTTTATGTAAATTTAACAACAGAAGTTTTTactgaattaaatatgaaagtGAATAATGCAGTCGGTACAATATTCCTTGTGGGCAAAATACACTCGACCCTTGTAAAACCAGAGCATTTGGGCTCTATAAAGGTGCAGTGTGGGGGCATTGGTCCTCAAACCAGCCAAAGTCTCTACCATTCTAGGACATGACATACAGCTCACATAACTAGTCAGATCCCTTATCTGCTCTGTGGGCAAGCCACTATAATAAAAGGCAAATGATCACACTCTCACATACACACTCATCTGTGGTTCCCCAGAGTTCAAATCCAACCAATCTGTAATGAACCCAGCTGCTGTAGATTGCAGACACAATTATTAGATAATCCACAAAGATGTGGATCTGGATTAGATGACTGGTtcttcaattaaaaaacaaaagcttgTAAAACTTAAATGAGATCTTTCCTACTGAGAAGAATAGTATAGTTCCTGTCCTCTCTGCAGACTGATCACTAGGCAGTGAGCTTTCTCTCTTGCTTACACCTTCGTCAATTAAACTGTCCTTAGTATCTGGGACCTCTGTGCCAATCATCTGCTGCTGCCCTACCAACTGCTTAGCTGATTGTTGTGCATAGTATTATGACATCAGAAGTAACATAACAAAATACATTATATAATCCCTATCATAAACATAACATTATAATCCCTATCAGCCCCAGGTGGGCTTCTTCTAAGTTTATCCTTAGTATTGAATTTCCTAATTCAGTAATGTTTGGAGTTTGATCATTACAATATTCTTGTAAGGTTcctcaattatttttttcctttaaagtgtggttctactgtgaaaagtgatgATGTAAAAACAATACCATCTTGCTCAACAGGCCTGTTTCTGTGTATTCAGAGTCATATTTGCTAACTCCATTTAGAACaatattttttctgcatttttattcCTGGCAAAGCCAACACAGCTAGGATTGCATGAACTGGATTCAAATCCTCCTTGTGCATTATCAGCAGAAATGTTCCAGCCAGATgccctaattcaggaaagcatacctaatcaggaaagcacttaagcatacaTTTAATTTGTGCACTGCTTATAGTTAaggatgtgcttaagtgctgtgctgaattGGAGCTTGAGAGCATAGAATGTGAGGTTTCAGAGGTGTAATTGTGAGGGATTAATACTACCATAATTGCTTGTGATGATTGGCAAGAGCCCACACAGCATCCAAActgaggcctgctctacactacgattttaggtcgactttagcagcgttaaatcgaattaagcctggacacgttcacacgacgaagccctttcttttgacttaaggggccctttaaaccggtttctttactccacctccgacgaggggattagcgataaaatcggccttagcgggttggaactggggtagtgtggacgaattcgacgttattggcctcggggagctatcccacagtgcttcattgtgaccgctctggacagcactctcaactcagatgcactgaccagtagacaggaaaagccccacgaacgtttgaatttcatttcctgtttgcccagcgtggagagcacaggtgaccacgcagagctcatcagcacaggtaaccgtgatggagtcccagaatcgcaaaagagctccagcatggaccgaacgggaggtacgggatctgctcgccatatgggcagatgaatcagtgctagctgaactccgtagcagtaaacgaaatggcaaaatattagaaaaggtctccaaggccatgaaggacagaggccataacagggacgcacagcagtgccgcgtgaaaattaaggagctaaggcaagcctaccacaaagccagagaggcaaacggaaggtctggggcagagccgcaaacatgccgcttctatgcggagctgcatgccttGTTAGGggatgcagccaccactaccccaaccgtgtgctataactctgtcactggagaaacacacagggaagagggttcagggtacgaggaagatgcggatgaagataatgtagatagctcacagcagcaaggaagtggagaaaccggtttccccaacatccaggatatgtttatcaccctggacctggagccagtaacccccgaactcacccaaggcatgctcccagaccctgagggcacacaggggacctctggtgagtgtacctttgtaaatatt encodes:
- the LOC135983062 gene encoding uncharacterized protein LOC135983062, with the translated sequence MESQNRKRAPAWTEREVRDLLAIWADESVLAELRSSKRNGKILEKVSKAMKDRGHNRDAQQCRVKIKELRQAYHKAREANGRSGAEPQTCRFYAELHALLGDAATTTPTVCYNSVTGETHREEGSGYEEDADEDNVDSSQQQGSGETGFPNIQDMFITLDLEPVTPELTQGMLPDPEGTQGTSAANVSPSQRLVKIRRRKRRTRDDMFTELQMSSHAERAQQNAWRQSMSEYRKAQCEREERWRAESRDEQSKWRDEDDRWRQLADRRQESMLRLLQHQTDMLQRMVELQERQQEQRPSLQPLCNQQPSSPSSIASSPRRPRIRWGGLRPPSHSTPDDCPSIRRLAFNKS